The genomic DNA TCATATTAGTTTATCATTTTCTGTCTCTCAAGAATGCAGTCAATATTATATGTACTTCACAATGATGGATATTACTTTTTCTGCGATAATACAGAACTCGATTTTCACACCTTGGTTTAACAATGAAATAGATCTGTAAGATTCCTGGTTTGCTAGGTATTCATTAGGTTTAGATATTGTGGTGATTGATTTATTGAACCACAAGAGTGGTTGTTCTGGGTCCTCAAGAGGTTTTATAACATCCATCTGGTAAACCCATCTGGGCTGGGAGGTTtgtcatttaaataataattatcatcaGTCTTACCTATGATAAAGAAAAGGAAGCCTCTAGTTTTCTCTGGATATCATTAGATATTTTTGGTATAtttaaatttctttaaaatttctttaaaatCATTAATGCTTCATTGAAGTTACCTGCCATAATTATGTATCCATTATAAAATCTATCGAATTGAATCTGTTTTTTAAATTGGATATCCCTTGTGAGTTATGTGGAccataaataaatattaacatGTGCTTTCCCTATCATCTCTCAATATTTTTTGATTAACCCATTTTTAACTAATAACACTACTTCTGAAGCAGTGCAGACTTGTCCTAGTGTAATTCCATTCAGATATTTCCCCTACTTTTATCTGTATTTCTTGCAGAAATATAAAACCTGCATTTTCTGAACACAATTTTCTTGTAAATTTCCACCATTTCAATTAAGAGTTCAGCACCTTTACAATCAATGATAGAGTACTTACTGAATTTGTTTTATGGTCAttgaacaattaaaacaaaacactaacaAGGAGAAAAAAGTGAACCTTATTCCCACTAATTATTTTATCTTCTTCAGATTTATTAAGAGTTTACTGATCTGAGATACCTTGTTCCTTTGCTTCCTTCAGAGAATCTTGCTCAACTCTTTCACCAGTAATATTTATTTGTCTTCtctggttttctttcttcttaaaatttttttattctgattttgttgTTTGTATGTCTGCAGCCATTATCTGGCATGGGAATTTCATCTATATATGCTTTCAGTTGTAAAGCTTCCTTCCCTGTCTTAATCTTAAcctctttaaaaattaaaattaattaacttAAAAGAGGACAGAGTGAGCGAGCGAGAGAGCTGGCCATTGATGTAAGAAACTTAAATTCCTTTTCCTTCAAAGTATCAGGATGAATAATTAAATTGACCAAGATGACTTTAGCATAAGTTGCTTTTCTTAAATTGCTAAGACCAGTCTTGATTTTACTTTCTCCGCTGAAACAACTTCAGTACCAATTGTACATAATCTATCAAGCTGTATGTAATTTGATAGATGTTCTTCTAAAATGGTGACTATGTCCTCCCTTTCTAGGTGTTCTGGGAGGCTTCTAAGTTTTTTATTCTTCTTGTGGTGTTCCTGGCTTGTTTCCTCAAATCATGTTTACTGACTGTGAGAGCTATTTTTTCTGTCTTTTGCTTTCACTTCTCACAATAGTTTAAATTCTGTCtgtgttgtttccatttttttctattttgataCTAATTGCTGCAATTCCCTTTTCCATATCAACCACAGCCTTTTCAATATTGTTCGCTTTCCCTACAACTAATTGTAGGGAATTCCTATTTGTTTTTGAGTACATTGAATGTATGAAAGGTAACTAAtatgtaaaataatatttaaatacattctagtgttatgagttCTTAATATTGTTTTGCATGTTTCCATAATTatagtaataatttaaaatatttttggctCCTGCTGAGTCAAATTCTGCGCATTGCAGTTTTACTGTTTACTTCTTTTATATTTAATCAAAATTTacctttgggaggaaagaaggtAAATTGAATTACCCAAAGCATAAGAAAGTGCAGAATGCTTTCACTTTGTCTCTCATCCGTATCTCCTCTTTGTAATTCTTAAATTAAAATTGCAACACAAGAGAAATAGTGCTTCTGATCCTTTACAGAGGGTCTTTTAATGACTTTTTGATGACTGTACCAGGTTTAACTTCTTGTGAGGTAGGTCATTCATTGAGAAAAGTGAAGAAAGAACAATGTCCAGGAAGATGAAAATGCAGCTTGGTTAAAAGTATCTTGGAGCATATTTGCCAGGACAGTAAATGAAGCCAATTGGGTTCCATGACTAActcttcccattgatttcagtgccaCTTAGGTGtgtctaaggctgcagtcctgtacccACATActggcagtaagccccattgaacttagtgggtAGACCCTGAAAGTGAAGGCAGGGTGGGTTTGTCAACCCTGTGTTTGTCAATCTCATGTTAGTCGCATATAATGCAGTTGCACCATGAGAGTTCTACTATTAGGGGAGCTATTATATTTGTGAAACTAACAAAAGCCCTAGATGATGGttcttaactttttaaaaaatggcaaattaTTTAGTTAGGACTTAGGTGGAAATTCTCAAATATACCACCTGATCCTATGCataaagttaaaggtacccctgaaagttaagtccagtcgtggatgactctggggttgcgcacttaTCTTGCTCTAtagccgaggaagctggcgtttgtccgcagacagcttccgggtcatgtggccagcatgactaagccgcttctggcgaaccagagcagtgcacagaaacaatgtttaccttcccgccggagcggtacctatttatctacttgcacctgacgtgcttttgaactgctaggtgggcaggagctgggaacgaacaacgtggggattcgaactgccgaccttctgatcggccagccctaggctctgtggtttagaccacaacaccacccgcgtCCTGATCCTATGCATACTCACTCAGAAATGAGCCCAACTGTGTTAAATGGTGATTGATGCCAGGTAAGTCTTTATGGGTGCAACCTCAAGCCCTATGGACTCTTATGTATGCTTACGATTGCAATCTCCTGTTGATTTTAAAAGAAGTTGCTAGAACTAGAAGCACTACCCCCCTTTTATTGGTCGAACTAGACTTTTCATGCAAAGATGAGGAAATGTTGTGTAAAGCTTAAGCAGCTGCTTCCCCTCCCATTTCTCTGCTCAAGATTCCAGCATCACTTGCAAGGCCTGTCGCAGATATCTGCTGTGCAATGTCTAGTGTGTATTGTTGTGTCCCTATATAACTCATTCAGTGTCTACTCCTCTCAACTCTTGGGAGTTACACGCTATTAAGCATGGAGTTGCATGCCAGAGGTTGCTGAATAAGTGTATGATAAGAGAGGGCTACATGCTGTTACATATAACAGGCACTTTGATCTTGAAAAATACATGacactttccccccaataaaaataaaagtataagATAAGAGATAGATTTAAGTAATTAGGTAAGGATAATATGAATTAAGAGATAAGCATAAGGATTTTGTAattgttaggaataagattataagGAGTTAAAATTAGGAGGTTACGAgaaaggtatttacaagggacgcagaaggaggagataggaggaggTCCCACCAAGATGTGAGAAAAAGTGAAATTTGTTAGAAATAATAAGTtgtagtttatttgtttttaattattatttgttatagttggtttttaatgtttgttgttgttgtttatgtatgttttttgtgaaaatttcaataaatattattttaaaaaataaaaataaaaatataagtaTAAGAGCATCATCAAGTGTAGTATCACTTCGATATCAATTGGTGGATGAGCCTTCATGGATCTAACACAACTGGCAGAACTTTCTTATCACTTGGTGTCAGCACAAGTGCAGCCCTTCTTGGAGGAGTCAGGCCACCCATTCATATATGAGCTGTTATGATAACTAGAACTATGTGGCGGACTTTAATAATTTCAGTTGAAAGAAGAAGTGCATAAAATCTCTGAAGAGCAGGCGATTATCACGAAACGTTTCATAGTTTAGTCACCTGCTCCTCCATTTCTACCATCATTCGCTAGAGGTCACTGTTGCCTAAGGAAATATTTAAGAAGAAAGAACATTCAGAGCTCCTCCCTCAGAGTGACTGAAAACCCTGCCTGTCAGATTCACAATGGTGCTATCAAGCACAGAATGCAAGAGCACCGGCGTCTATTCAAATGACTTCACAAATACCAATTCAGGTGGGCTCCTTGGACTCTGCTCTACACTACATTAAACAAAAggatttataaaaagaaaagaaggaaagaagaagagaacaCTGCTGATATTTGTGGCTATGCTTGCAATGGTTGCCTGGCAGAATGATTCGGTGGCAAAGCAGCTCCTGCAGCTGATTCTTCTCCATGCAGCCTGGATGATGGGGAGTGGCCAGCTCCATTATTCTGTGCCGGAGGAATCCCAGCATGGCACCTTCGTGGGCCGCATTGCCCAGGATCTGGGGCTGGAGGTGGAGGAGCTGGTGCCTCGGATGTTCCGGATGATGTCCAAAGGACAGGAGGACTATTTTGAGGTAAATGTGCAGAATGGGATCTTGTTTGTGAATTCCCGGATAGACAGGGAGGAGCTGTGTGCCAAGAATCTTGAATGTGCCGTTCACCTGGAGGTGATTGTGGATAAACCTCTGAGGGTTTTCCATATAGAGGTGGAGATCAGGGACATAAATGACAATGCTCCCATTTTCTCTGCAAGTGAACAAATTCTGAGCATAGCAGAATTTATAACGGCACCTGGCACCAGATTCCCTTTAGAGGGAGCTTCTGATGCAGATATCGGCACTAATGCTCTGCTAACCTACAAGCTCAGGCCCAATGACTATTTCATTGTAGAACAGAAAACAGGTGACCAGCACAACAAACCCTTAGCAATTGTTTTAAAGAAGCCATTGGACAGGGAAGAGGCTCCCGTGCACCGTCTTTCACTCACAGCCACTGATGGAGGCAAACCAGAGCTCACAGGCACAGTCCAGCTGGTGATTAATGTGCTAGATGCAAATGACAACCCTCCTGTATTTAACCAATCAGTTTACAAGGTAACATTAATGGAAAATGCAGCTACTGGAACATTGGTTATTAAGCTGAATGCCACTGATTTAGATGAAGGAATTAATAAGGAGATCTCCTATTCTTTTACTAACCACGTGCCACTAAATATCCAAAAGATTTTTACCATAAATTCCAATACCGGGGAAATAATAGTAAATGGAAGAATTGATTTTGAAGACATTAGTGTATATGATCTTCAGATTGTGGCAGAAAATAAAGGCAACCTTCCTTTGTCTGGACATTGCCAAGTGATAATTGAGGTGCTGGATGTGAATGATAATGCCCCAGAGGTGTCAGTCTCATCCCTCTCTGTACCAGTGCCAGAGGACTCCCCACTGGGGACAGTGGTAGCCTTAATCAGTGTCTCAGACAGGGACTCTGGGACCAATGGCCAAGTAAGCTGCTCACTCTGGCCTCCTGGGCTTCCCTTCAAACTGGCGTCCACCTTCAAGAATTACTACTCATTAGTAGTGTCTGAACTCCTGGATCGGGAACAGGTAGCTGAGTATAAGTTGATGGTGATGGCCCAGGACCAAGGTGTTCCACCACTGTCAGCTAGTGGTAGCTTATTAGTTCCAATTAGTGACATAAATGACAATGCACCCACTTTCGCACAACCCTCCTACACAGTCTTTGTGAAGGAGAACAACCCACCTGGTGCTCACATCTTCAC from Lacerta agilis isolate rLacAgi1 chromosome 7, rLacAgi1.pri, whole genome shotgun sequence includes the following:
- the LOC117049501 gene encoding protocadherin alpha-5-like, with the translated sequence MLAMVAWQNDSVAKQLLQLILLHAAWMMGSGQLHYSVPEESQHGTFVGRIAQDLGLEVEELVPRMFRMMSKGQEDYFEVNVQNGILFVNSRIDREELCAKNLECAVHLEVIVDKPLRVFHIEVEIRDINDNAPIFSASEQILSIAEFITAPGTRFPLEGASDADIGTNALLTYKLRPNDYFIVEQKTGDQHNKPLAIVLKKPLDREEAPVHRLSLTATDGGKPELTGTVQLVINVLDANDNPPVFNQSVYKVTLMENAATGTLVIKLNATDLDEGINKEISYSFTNHVPLNIQKIFTINSNTGEIIVNGRIDFEDISVYDLQIVAENKGNLPLSGHCQVIIEVLDVNDNAPEVSVSSLSVPVPEDSPLGTVVALISVSDRDSGTNGQVSCSLWPPGLPFKLASTFKNYYSLVVSELLDREQVAEYKLMVMAQDQGVPPLSASGSLLVPISDINDNAPTFAQPSYTVFVKENNPPGAHIFTVSASDPDVAENSLVSYWIDEKLWPLTSYISVHSESGKVYALQPLDYEELKLLEFQVRAKDAGLPSLCGNVTIQVFVVDENDNAPAVPGTTEENPILLVLPMGSGHTVGKIHALDADSGYNAWLRYELHEVTSGPWRVGLYSGEISTIRPLDEAEVSRSQNLLVLVKDHGKPQLSTTATLSVSLVTSAQAIKTDTRLSRTGESPKSLVDNVNVYLIIAICSVSSLFLLAVIFYVALRCRCQAKEAMVYGPGTATLVCASEVGSWSYSNRHSHILAGVSGEAGAKSDLMVFSPNIPTSADNGKQQDLLCATVSI